A part of Oncorhynchus clarkii lewisi isolate Uvic-CL-2024 chromosome 17, UVic_Ocla_1.0, whole genome shotgun sequence genomic DNA contains:
- the LOC139371414 gene encoding tubulin beta-6 chain-like: MREIVHLQIGQCGNQIGSKFWEVISEEHGISATGMYEGDDPLQLERLNVYFNEANGGKYVPRGLLLDLEPGTMDSVRGSRIGALFRPDNFIHGNSGAGNNWAKGHYTEGAELVDTVIDRVRQESEGCDCLQGFQFVHSLGGGTGSGMGTLIINKIREEYPDRIMTSFSVLPSPKVSDVVVEPYNATLSIHQLLENTDETFCIDNEALYDICFRTLKLTNPTYGDLNHLVCMTMSGVTTSLRFPGQLNADLRKLAVNMVPFPRLHFFMSGFAPLTARGSQKYRTLSVPELTQQMFDARNMMTACDPRRGRYLTVAGMFRGKMSTKEVDEQMLMMQQRNSNYFVDWIPHNCKVSVCDIPPRGLTMASTFIGNNTAIQEIFRRVGDQFSLMFRRKAFLHWYTGEGMDEMEFTEAENNLNDLVSEYQQYQDAKADEEGWGPEEVAEEESASPAATRVQSTEVTTMETVTETIETIETIAE, encoded by the exons ttttgggaGGTGATCAGCGAGGAGCATGGAATCAGTGCTACAGGAATGTATGAGGGGGATGATCCTCTTCAGCTGGAGAGGCTCAATGTCTACTTCAACGAGGCAAATG GTGGTAAATATGTTCCCCGGGGCCTGCTCCTTGACCTAGAACCAGGGACCATGGACAGTGTCAGGGGTAGCCGCATAGGAGCTCTCTTCAGGCCAGATAACTTTATACATG GAAACTCTGGTGCTGGGAACAACTGGGCCAAGGGCCACTACACAGAGGGAGCAGAGCTTGTGGACACCGTGATTGACAGGGTGCGTCAGGAGAGCGAGGGATGCGACTGCCTTCAGGGCTTCCAGTTCGTCCACTCCCTAGGTGGCGGGACGGGGTCCGGCATGGGCACCCTCATCATCAACAAGATCCGTGAGGAGTACCCCGATCGCATCATGACCAGCTTCAGTGTCCTGCCCTCGCCCAAGGTGTCAGACGTTGTGGTGGAGCCCTACAATGCCACGCTGTCCATCCACCAGCTCCTAGAGAACACGGATGAGACCTTCTGCATCGACAACGAGGCTCTCTATGACATCTGCTTCCGTACGTTGAAGCTCACCAACCCGACCTACGGTGACCTGAACCACCTGGTGTGCATGACCATGAGCGGAGTCACGACCTCCCTGAGGTTCCCAGGCCAGCTCAACGCCGATCTGAGGAAGTTAGCTGTCAACATGGTGCCCTTTCCTCGCCTCCACTTCTTCATGTCTGGCTTTGCACCTCTCACAGCTCGCGGCAGCCAGAAGTACCGCACTCTCTCCGTGCCCGAGCTCACCCAGCAGATGTTTGATGCCCGTAATATGATGACCGCCTGCGATCCCCGAAGAGGGCGCTATCTGACCGTGGCTGGGATGTTCCGTGGCAAGATGTCCACCAAGGAAGTGGACGAGCAGATGCTGATGATGCAACAGAGGAACAGCAACTACTTTGTGGACTGGATCCCTCACAACTGTAAAGTATCCGTATGTGACATCCCACCTCGGGGGCTCACAATGGCTTCCACCTTCATTGGCAACAACACGGCCATTCAGGAGATCTTCCGTCGCGTAGGAGACCAGTTCTCGCTCATGTTCAGGCGCAAGGCCTTCCTGCACTGGTACACTGGCGAGGGCATGGACGAGATGGAGTTCACAGAGGCAGAGAACAATCTGAATGACCTGGTGTCCGAGTACCAGCAGTACCAGGATGCCAAGGCTGACGAGGAGGGTTGGGGGCCCGAGGAGGTGGCTGAGGAAGAGTCGGCTTCACCGGCTGCAACGAGAGTTCAGAGTACGGAAGTTACGACGATGGAGACTGTGACAGAGACTATTGAAACCATTGAGACTATAGCTGAGTAG